A portion of the Suricata suricatta isolate VVHF042 chromosome 11, meerkat_22Aug2017_6uvM2_HiC, whole genome shotgun sequence genome contains these proteins:
- the DDIAS gene encoding DNA damage-induced apoptosis suppressor protein: MNRGRRFLLASVLALQNSSFIYPSCQKCFSRIILVSKRSNCPKCGSTGKAENASYRYKLSLKVAESSKLFGITVFGSCLDAFFGLTATALHRYIQDCNEISETLDSDAIQNLLTKAVEICFVGQSFIFGVTNFGNQRGQSSDSNNFLKQRSDHEREVRALVACQIVLPDPSVAGFTVIDYFRQFLQLSDVRKLHDDSQAPNNHLLALEHTNSDLSSICGPDSSSGFFKSHGRENFSGFWQASLELTYTLSHLTGDDSSASEQSKAIGTLHQNRKCISFSEATGSHSCRDALQGSWSLVSYMDKKSTGQKLGEELGLQAYQPSVAQSSHEIRITDSNFFPSKMQELLESNNKKSFHSTVEIKNQYSQRELTCHQYHDLDNSPSLQKRSTCWTPSSLGLKEIASGSQDCDTEIWDDLPFSESLNEFLAVIESEIAVTQTDASNRKCPLDNDTDRLHADHVRLSVASQGRTGALHTPPVALRSSQETVKASCSKDKFLSNCEPNLSPSFQESQSNNTAEVVSINSNGRDISGYFPPNAYLSALFPSSKDLGTTVTLKSTRIPLHKTEISLRCTTSESYHSCLRSKYFNRCGEKSFSKMNEKLVALDSRRYNDVCDLCNLENKQHCKWSKNQDDSFTVCKKLTYPLEGLVCSPNTSTNALKGMPCGPINNNLTQNYFTGHEGSYDASADLFDDSAEEMDITTEITKKSQHILFQWGKSLAESHHRESNFLLRSVPENSSEFSQKLALQSMSASLCPRMCSSPPHRQSDSEYDFGDSPDFVPCSQSTPVAGFHQTRIHGMKGALKNLPDLYLDLDANYKKRKISSETDAQPATPSCPNNVRTPSQKFRSPITSGIPQPEVFNNSPIAECLETEDEWVPPTTKKVFPSEMLGFQAMSLRKYIAACDSPEQKEIPRKKLKCVKQRTEKCLIKKELKNMFAEVTKQKTLKYNSISSGWLSKESVLGVESCSEVKCCLPFSENWPPSVPVSKSSWSPELFS; this comes from the exons GTCTAATTGTCCAAAATGTGGCTCTACTGGTAAAGCTGAAAATGCCAGTTACAGATACAAACTTTCCTTAAAAGTTGCAGAGTCAAGCAAATTGTTTGGCATTACTGTATTTGGAAGCTGCTTAGATGCATTTTTTGGTCTTACAGCCACTGCTTTGCACag GTACATTCAGGATTGTAATGAAATTTCAGAAACACTGGACAGTGATGCAATTCAGAACCTATTAACTAAAGCAGTTGAAATTTGCTTTGTTGGACAAAGCTTTATTTTTGGAGTGACG AATTTTGGAAACCAACGTGGACAAAGTTCAGATTCCAATAACTTCTTAAAGCAACGCTCTGACCACGAGAGAGAAGTTAGAGCGCTAGTAGCTTGCCAGATCGTTCTACCAGACCCAAGTGTTGCAGGCTTCACTGTCATTGACTACTTCCGTCAGTTTTTGCAGCTTTCTGATGTCAGGAAACTTCATGATGACTCCCAGGCACCAAATAACCACTTACTTGCTTTAGAACACACAAATAGTGATCTCAGCAGCATATGTGGCCCTGACAGCAGTTCTGGTTTCTTCAAGTCCCATGGCAGAGAAAATTTTTCAGGATTCTGGCAGGCATCACTTGAACTCACTTATACTCTTTCACACCTAACAGGTGATGATTCTTCAGCTTCAGAACAAAGCAAGGCCATTGGTACTCTTCACCAGAACAGAAAGTGTATCTCTTTTTCAGAGGCCACTGGTTCCCATAGCTGCCGTGATGCCCTTCAGGGTTCTTGGAGCCTTGTTTCATACATGGATAAAAAGAGTACAGGACAGAAGTTGGGTGAAGAACTGGGCTTGCAGGCTTATCAGCCCAGTGTAGCCCAAAGCAGTCATGAAATCAGAATTACTGACTctaattttttcccttcaaaaatgCAAGAGCTCCTAgagtcaaataataaaaaatccttCCACAGCACAgtggaaattaaaaatcagtattcCCAGCGTGAGCTAACATGTCACCAGTATCATGATTTAGATAACTCCCCTAGCCTTCAGAAGAGATCTACATGTTGGACACCTTCATCACTCGGACTTAAAGAAATAGCTAGTGGTTCCCAGGACTGTGACACTGAGATTTGGGATGATCTGCCATTCTCTGAAAGCCTGAACGAGTTCCTGGCAGTTATCGAAAGTGAAATTGCTGTAACACAGACAGATGCCAGTAATAGAAAATGTCCTCTAGATAACGACACTGATAGATTACATGCAGACCATGTCCGGTTATCTGTGGCTTCCCAGGGAAGGACTGGAGCCTTGCATACGCCACCTGTAGCTTTGAGATCATCACAAGAAACAGTCAAAGCAAGCTGCAGCAAAGATAAGTTCCTTTCCAACTGTGAACCAAATCTAAGTCCTAGTTTTCAGGAGTCACAGTCAAATAACACAGCAGAAGTTGTCTCTATAAATAGTAATGGACGTGATATTTCTGGATATTTTCCACCAAATGCTTATCTATCAGCTCTATTTCCATCTTCAAAAGATTTAGGAACAACGGTTACTCTGAAGTCTACCAGAATTCCACTACATAAGACTGAAATTTCACTTCGGTGCACTACGTCAGAGAGTTACCATTCTTGTCTCAGAAGCAAATACTTCAatagatgtggagaaaaatcattttcaaaaatgaatgaaaagttggTAGCTTTGGATTCCAGGAGATATAATGATGTTTGTGACCTCTGtaacttagaaaataaacaacattgtAAGTGGTCAAAGAACCAAGATGACAGTTTTACAGTTTGCAAGAAGCTTACATATCCTTTGGAAGGTCTTGTCTGTAGTCCAAATACAAGTACAAATGCACTGAAAGGAATGCCTTGTGGACCTATCAATAATAACTTAACTCAGAATTATTTTACTGGTCATGAAGGTAGCTACGATGCTTCGGCTGATCTCTTTGATGATAGCGCTGAAGAAATGGACATTACAACAGAAATTACCAAAAAGTCACAGCATATTTTGTTTCAGTGGGGAAAATCTTTGGCAGAAAGTCATCACAGAGAATCTAATTTTCTATTGAGATCAGTTCCTGAGAATTCCAGCGAGTTTTCACAAAAATTGGCTTTGCAAAGtatgtctgcctctctgtgtccaAGAATGTGCTCTTCTCCACCTCATCGTCAGTCGGATTCAGAATATGATTTTGGAGATAGCCCAGACTTCGTTCCATGTTCACAGTCAACTCCAGTTGCAGGATTCCACCAAACAAGAATTCATGGGATGAAAGGAGCTCTCAAAAACTTACCTGACCTTTATTTGGATCTTGATGccaactataaaaaaagaaagatttcctcTGAAACTGATGCACAGCCAGCCACTCCTAGCTGTCCAAACAATGTAAGGACACCCAGCCAGAAATTCAGAAGCCCTATTACATCTGGTATTCCACAACCGGAGGTTTTCAACAATAGTCCTATTGCTGAGTGTCTTGAAACTGAAGATGAATGGGTCCCTCCTACCACTAAAAAAGTATTTCCTTCAGAAATGCTTGGATTCCAAGCCATGAGTCTAAGGAAATACATTGCTGCCTGTGATTCTCCTGAGCAGAAAGAGATACcgagaaagaaactaaaatgtgtcaaacaaagaactgaaaaatgtttaattaaaaaagagttaaagaaTATGTTTGCAGaagtaacaaaacagaaaactcttAAATATAACAGTATAAGTTCAGGCTGGCTTTCCAAAGAGTCTGTTTTGGGAGTTGAGTCTTGTTCAGAAGTCAAGTGTTGCCTTCCATTTTCAGAAAATTGGCCACCTTCTGTGCCTGTGTCTAAAAGCAGTTGGTCTCCTGAATTATTTTCATAA